From a region of the Zingiber officinale cultivar Zhangliang chromosome 10B, Zo_v1.1, whole genome shotgun sequence genome:
- the LOC122030223 gene encoding transcription factor bHLH84-like codes for MDFQGLGSSWSSFDAAMLGEESQVMEQLFGSQEMFWSDHNSSGDLFDWTLGNCAATSSTNSVSVLPHPDANYGGYNYTSQAKMSSEMAEPLPPLPRTTKRKLNGEDADVPTKVEEDTAMFGVPKRKAKESAPVSKKRKNSQSKKTEKSDSTVNEDINSQNSSCYSSEDDSNEQNGAANRQKKTGRGAATDPQSLYARKRRERINERLKILQNLVPNGTKVDISTMLEEAVQYVKFLQLQIKLLSSDDLWMYAPIAYNGKNLGIDLNISEL; via the exons ATGGATTTTCAAGGATTGGGATCGAGCTGGAGCTCGTTTGATGCTGCGATGTTGGGGGAGGAATCCCAAGTCATGGAGCAGTTGTTCGGTTCTCAGGAGATGTTTTGGTCCGATCACAATTCTTCCGGTGATCTTTTTGATTGGACTCTAGGCAATTGTGCTGCGACCAGCTCAACCAACTCCGTCAGTGTTCTTCCTCATCCAGACGCCAATTATGGAGGATATAATTACACGAGCCAAGCCAAGATGAGCTCGGAAATGGCGGAGCCTCTGCCGCCACTTCCGCGAACAACGAAAAGGAAGTTGAACGGTGAGGATGCTGATGTGCCCACAAAGGTAGAGGAGGATACGGCAATGTTCGGAGTTCCTAAAAGGAAGGCTAAGGAGTCAGCGCCA GTTTCTAAGAAGAGGAAGAATTCACAGTCCAAGAAGACCGAGAAGAGTGATAGCACTGTGAATGAAGACATAAATTCACAGAACTCCAGTTGCTACAGCTCAGAGGATGACTCGAATGAGCAGAATGGAGCAGCAAATAGACAGAAAAAAACTGGTAGAGGAGCTGCAACTGATCCCCAGAGCTTGTATGCAAGG aaaaggagagaaaggatcaATGAGAGGCTGAAAATCCTGCAAAACTTAGTTCCAAATGGAACAAAA GTAGACATTAGTACAATGCTTGAAGAAGCAGTTCAGTATGTCAAGTTCTTGCAGCTCCAAATTAAG CTGTTGAGCTCTGATGACTTGTGGATGTATGCTCCCATTGCTTACAATGGCAAGAACCTTGGAATTGACTTAAACATCTCTGAACTGTGA
- the LOC122028657 gene encoding probable strigolactone esterase DAD2 — protein MGSCSNARAGAVRNGGSSLLEILNVRVVGAGERVVVLSHGFGTDQSAWSRVLPYLQRDHRVVLYDHVCAGSVNPDHFDFRRYTTLDAYVEDLLTILDALGIDRCFFVGHSFSSMMGILASIRRPELFLKLILIGASPRFLNDEEYHGGFERDDFDKVFAAMESNYEAWVRGFAPLAVGADVPAAVQEFSRTLFNMRPDISLFVSQMAFSIDLRGVLGLVTTPCVVVQTAKDVSVPLSVGGFLRDHLGGHTIVEYLPVEGHLPHLSAPAALVHVLRRAIASP, from the exons ATGGGCAGCTGCAGCAATGCTAGAGCAGGGGCGGTCCGCAATGGCGGCTCCAGTCTACTGGAGATACTGAACGTGAGGGTGGTGGGCGCCGGTGAGCGGGTGGTGGTGCTGTCGCACGGCTTCGGCACGGACCAGTCGGCTTGGAGTCGCGTGCTGCCTTACTTGCAGCGCGACCACCGCGTCGTCCTCTACGACCACGTCTGCGCTGGCAGCGTCAACCCCGATCACTTCGACTTCCGGCGCTACACCACCCTCGACGCCTACGTCGAAGACTTGCTGACCATTCTCGACGCCCTCGGAATCGACCGTTGCTTCTTCGTCGGGCActccttctcctccatgatgGGCATCCTCGCTTCAATCCGCCGCCCCGagctcttcctcaagctcatcctGATTGGTGCCTCCCCTAG GTTTTTGAACGACGAGGAATACCACGGAGGCTTCGAGCGGGATGACTTCGACAAGGTGTTTGCGGCGATGGAATCGAACTACGAGGCCTGGGTGCGGGGCTTCGCGCCGCTAGCTGTGGGAGCGGACGTGCCGGCGGCCGTTCAAGAGTTCAGTCGGACGCTATTCAACATGCGGCCGGACATCTCGCTGTTCGTGTCGCAGATGGCGTTCAGCATCGACCTACGTGGTGTGCTGGGCCTGGTAACCACTCCTTGCGTCGTTGTTCAGACCGCCAAGGACGTCTCCGTCCCTCTTTCCGTCGGCGGCTTCCTGCGGGACCACCTCGGTGGCCACACCATCGTCGAGTACCTCCCCGTCGAGGGGCACCTCCCCCACCTCAGCGCTCCTGCGGCTCTCGTCCATGTTCTCCGCAGGGCTATCGCCTCCCCCTGA